A window of the Eulemur rufifrons isolate Redbay chromosome 6, OSU_ERuf_1, whole genome shotgun sequence genome harbors these coding sequences:
- the RNF26 gene encoding E3 ubiquitin-protein ligase RNF26: protein MEAVYLIVNGMGLVLDVLTLVLDLNFLLVSSLLASVAWLLAFIYNLPHTVLTSLLHLGRGVLLSLLALMEALVRFTFGGLQALCTLLYSCCSGLESLKLLGHLASHGALRSREILHRGVLNVVSSGHALLRQVCDVCAIAMSLVAYVINSLVNICLIGTQNLFSLVLALWDAVMGPVWRMTDVVAAFLAHISSSAVAMAILLWTPCQLALELLASAACLLASFVLVNLTGLVLLACVLAVTVIVLHPDFTVRQATRALSQFHARPSYHRLREDVMRLSRLALGFETWRRVWSRSLQLASWPNQGGAPGAPQGDPRRVFSARTRRQDTLLEAGHRSEAEEEEEVRTFRATPARGRERLNEEEPTGGQDPWKLLKEQEERKKCVICQDQSKTVLLLPCRHLCLCQACTEILMQHPIYHRNCPLCRRGILQTLNVYL, encoded by the coding sequence ATGGAGGCAGTGTACCTGATAGTGAATGGGATGGGCCTGGTGTTGGATGTGCTGACCTTGGTGTTGGACCTCAACTTCCTGCTGGTGTCATCCCTCCTGGCTTCCGTGGCCTGGCTTCTGGCCTTCATCTACAACCTGCCGCACACGGTACTGACTAGTCTTCTGCACTTGGGCCGAGGAGTCCTGCTTTCACTGCTGGCCTTGATGGAAGCCTTGGTCCGGTTCACCTTTGGGGGTTTGCAGGCCTTGTGTACCCTGCTTTATAGCTGCTGCTCTGGCCTGGAGAGCCTAAAGCTCCTGGGGCACCTGGCCTCTCATGGGGCACTGCGGAGCCGGGAAATACTGCACCGGGGCGTCCTCAATGTGGTCTCAAGTGGCCATGCTTTGCTGCGCCAGGTTTGTGACGTCTGTGCCATTGCCATGAGCCTGGTGGCTTATGTGATCAACAGCCTGGTCAACATCTGCCTTATTGGCACTCAGAACCTCTTCTCCCTGGTGCTGGCCCTGTGGGATGCGGTGATGGGGCCCGTGTGGAGGATGACAGATGTGGTGGCTGCCTTCCTAGCCCATATTTCCAGCAGTGCTGTGGCCATGGCCATCCTCCTTTGGACCCCCTGCCAACTAGCACTGGAGCTGCTGGCCTCAGCTGCCTGCCTCCTGGCCAGctttgtgctggtcaatctgacTGGCCTGGTGTTGCTAGCTTGTGTGCTGGCAGTGACAGTGATTGTGCTGCACCCGGACTTCACTGTGAGGCAGGCCACCCGGGCACTCAGTCAGTTCCATGCCCGGCCATCCTACCACCGTCTCCGAGAGGATGTCATGCGTCTGTCTCGCTTAGCACTGGGCTTTGAGACCTGGCGCCGAGTCTGGAGCCGCAGCCTGCAACTGGCAAGCTGGCCAAACCAGGGAGGGGCACCTGGAGCCCCCCAGGGTGACCCTAGGAGGGTGTTCTCAGCCAGGACCCGGAGACAGGACACTCTCCTTGAAGCAGGGCACAGatcagaggcagaggaggaggaggaggtcaggaCCTTCAGAGCAACACCTGCCAGGGGCCGGGAAAGGCTCAATGAGGAGGAGCCTACAGGTGGGCAAGACCCATGGAAGTTGCTGAAGGAGCAAGAAGAGCGGAAGAAATGTGTCATCTGCCAGGACCAGAGCAAGACGGTGCTGCTTCTACCCTGCCGGCACCTGTGCCTGTGCCAGGCCTGCACCGAAATCCTGATGCAACACCCGATCTACCATCGCAACTGTCCGCTCTGCCGCCGGGGCATCCTGCAGACCCTCAATGTCTACCTCTGA
- the MFRP gene encoding membrane frizzled-related protein, translating to MKDYSDVILCVEATELSKTEFCNPAFEPESGPPCPPPAFQEDASCSIQAPWRGRRPRALQPDCHFSWLCVLLLASLLLLLLGLLVAVILAQLQAAPQPRASYSPLPARGLTTTSTTTTTTSRATGTPKRQQEAGMSPTVQSTCGGLLSGPRGFFSSPNYPDPYPRNAHCVWHIQVATDHTIQLKIEALSMESVASCLFDRLEISPEPEGPLLRVCGRVPPPTLNTNASSLRVAFVSDSSVEGFGFHAWYQAVAPGHGSCAHDEFPCDQLVCLLPDSVCDGFANCADGSDETNCSAKSSGCGGNLTGLQGTFSTPSYLQQYPHQQLCTWHISVPAGYGIELQFHNFSLEAQDECKFDYVEVYETSGSGALSLLGRFCGAEPPPPLISSHHELAVLLRTDHGISSGGFSATYWAFNATENPCGPRKFSCQDGGCKSLRWMCDLWRDCPDSSSDNCSSPLFPPPELTCEPVQVEMCIGLSYNTTAFPNIWVGMATQEEVVEVLSGYKSLTSLPCYQNFRRLLCGLLVPRCTPLGSVLPPCRSVCQEAEHQCQSGLALLGTPWPFNCNRLPEAAGLEACAQP from the exons ATGAAGGACTACTCCGATGTCATCCTCTGCGTGGAGGCGACAGAACTGAGCAAG ACTGAGTTCTGCAATCCTGCTTTTGAGCCTGAGTCGGGGCCACCTTGCCCTCCGCCAGCCTTCCAGGAGGATGCCAGCTGCAGCATCCAAGCCCCCTGGCGTG GTCGGCGTCCCCGAGCACTGCAGCCAGACTGCCACTTCTCCTGGCTATGTGTCCTCCTGCTCGCCagcctgctgctcctgctgctcgGGCTGCTGGTGGCTGTCATCCTGGCCC AGCTGCAGGCTGCACCCCAACCCAGGGCCTCCTACAGCCCCCTGCCTGCCCGAGGcctcaccaccaccagcaccaccaccaccaccacttctCGGGCAACTGGGACCCCTAAAAGGCAGCAGGAGGCAGGCATGAGCCCCACAGTCCAGTCCA CCTGTGGAGGCCTCCTCTCTGGCCCCAGGGGCTTCTTCAGCAGCCCCAACTACCCAGACCCTTACCCTCGCAACGCCCACTGCGTGTGGCACATCCAGGTGGCCACAGACCACACAATCCAGCTCAAGATTGAAGCCCTCAGCATGGAGAGTGTGGCCTCCTGTCTTTTCGATCGCTTGGAAATCTCCCCTGAGCCTGAAGGCCCCCTTCTCAG GGTATGTGGGAGGGTACCTCCCCCCACACTCAACACCAATGCCAGCAGCCTCCGGGTGGCCTTCGTCTCTGACAGCAGCGTGGAAGGATTCGGTTTCCATGCCTGGTACCAGGCTGTGGCCCCTGGGCATG GGAGCTGTGCCCACGATGAGTTCCCTTGTGACCAGCTCGTCTGCCTGCTACCTGACTCAGTGTGCGATGGTTTCGCCAACTGCGCTGATGGCAGTGACGAGACCAATTGCAGTGCCAAGTCCTCAG GGTGTGGGGGGAATCTGACTGGGCTCCAGGGCACTTTCTCTACTCCCAGCTACCTGCAGCAGTACCCTCACCAACAG CTTTGCACCTGGCATATCTCAGTGCCCGCTGGATATGGCATAGAGCTGCAGTTCCACAACTTCAGCCTGGAAGCTCAGGACGAGTGCAAGTTTGACTACGTGGAGGTGTATGAGACCAGCGGCTCAGGggccctcagcctcctgggcag GTTCTGTGGAGCAGAGCCACCCCCGCCCCTCATCTCCTCGCACCACGAATTGGCTGTGCTCTTAAGGACAGATCATGGCATCAGCAGCGGGGGCTTCTCAGCCACCTACTGGGCCTTCAATGCCACAGAGA ACCCCTGTGGGCCCAGAAAGTTCTCCTGCCAGGATGGAGGGTGTAAGAGTCTGCGGTGGATGTGTGACCTGTGGAGAGACTGCCCAGACAGCAGCAGTGACAACTGCAGCAGCCCCTTGTTCCCACCCCCAG aGCTGACCTGTGAGCCTGTCCAGGTGGAGATGTGCATCGGTCTGAGCTACAACACCACGGCCTTCCCTAACATCTGGGTGGGCATGGCCACCcaggaggaggtggtggaggtcCTCAGTGGTTACAAG AGCCTGACAAGTCTGCCCTGCTACCAGAATTTCCGGAGGCTCCTTTGTGGGCTGCTCGTGCCCCGCTGCACCCCACTAGGCAGTGTCCTTCCCCCTTGCCGCTCTGTCTGCCAGGAGGCAGAGCACCAGTGCCAGTCTGGCCTGGCACTACTGGGCACCCCCTGGCCCTTCAACTGCAATAGGCTGCCTGAGGCAGCTGGCCTGGAAGCTTGTGCCCAGCCCTGA
- the C1QTNF5 gene encoding complement C1q tumor necrosis factor-related protein 5 has protein sequence MRLLLALLFLGLAAGSPPLDDNKIPSLCPGHPGLPGTPGHHGSQGLPGRDGRDGRDGAPGAPGEKGESGQPGLPGPRGDPGPRGEAGPTGATGPAGECSVPPRSAFSAKRSESRVPPLSDAPLPFDRVLVNEQGHYDATTGKFTCQVPGIYYFAVHATVYRASLQFDLVKNGESIASFFQFFGGWPKPASLSGGAMVRLEPEDQVWVQVGVGDYIGIYASIKTDSTFSGFLVYSDWHSSPVFA, from the exons ATGAGGCTGCTCCTCGCCCTACTGTTCCTGGGCCTGGCGGCCGGCTCTCCCCCGCTGGATGACAACAAGATCCCCAGCCTGTGCCCGGGGCACCCTGGCCTTCCAGGAACTCCGGGCCACCATGGCAGCCAGGGCCTGCCAGGCCGCGACGGCCGTGACGGTCGCGACGGCGCGCCCGGAGCTCCGGGCGAGAAAGGCGAGAGCGGGCAGCCGG GGCTGCCGGGGCCGCGTGGGGACCCCGGGCCGCGAGGAGAGGCGGGACCCACGGGAGCGACCGGGCCTGCGGGGGAGTGCTCCGTGCCCCCACGCTCCGCCTTCAGCGCTAAGCGCTCGGAGAGCCGGGTGCCTCCGCTGTCCGATGCGCCCCTACCCTTCGACCGCGTGCTGGTGAACGAGCAGGGACATTACGACGCCACCACCGGCAAGTTCACCTGCCAGGTGCCGGGGATCTACTATTTCGCGGTCCACGCCACCGTCTACCGGGCCAGCCTGCAATTCGATCTGGTCAAGAATGGCGAATCCATCGCCTCTTTCTTCCAGTTTTTCGGGGGGTGGCCCAAGCCAGCCTCGCTCTCGGGGGGCGCCATGGTGAGGCTGGAGCCCGAGGACCaggtgtgggtgcaggtgggcgTGGGTGATTACATtggcatctatgccagcatcaaGACAGACAGCACCTTCTCTGGATTTCTGGTGTACTCTGACTGGCACAGCTCCCCCGTCTTCGCTTAG